The following proteins are encoded in a genomic region of Acidobacteriota bacterium:
- the rodA gene encoding rod shape-determining protein RodA: MVLQAPPRGRFDWALLGAMAALITLGLLMVYTATVYEDHEPFRKQAYSCAAALAVLALVVAVPYQIWSNLSLPLWLGSLVLLAIVLVAGTEVRGSNSWLAFGPVRFQPAEAAKFTTALLLSTYAASRQGFGLTPRILAGMGLIVAAPVGLILMQPDLGSTLPFFPLLGVAVFLSGVRWKTIIAVMLLGVLCVPAFWLLLKPYQKERVMIFLEPGLDPKGVGWQVLQSRIAVGSGGLLGKGLGEGSQAQLNFLPDRHTDFIFSVLAEEIGFAGTASALLLYGILLYGCVASARAARDRLGLFLCMTVAALLGSQIIINIGVILGLMPTAGIPLPLMSYGGSSLVTSVGALGLVLNVRMRCLVN, encoded by the coding sequence TTGGTCCTGCAGGCACCGCCACGCGGGCGCTTTGACTGGGCGCTCCTGGGCGCGATGGCGGCCCTCATCACCCTCGGTCTGCTCATGGTCTACACCGCCACCGTCTACGAGGACCACGAGCCCTTCCGCAAGCAGGCGTACTCATGCGCGGCGGCGCTCGCGGTGCTGGCCCTCGTCGTCGCGGTCCCTTACCAGATCTGGTCGAACCTCTCGCTGCCGCTCTGGCTCGGCAGCCTCGTTCTCCTCGCCATCGTGCTCGTCGCGGGGACCGAGGTGAGGGGATCGAACTCGTGGCTCGCCTTCGGGCCGGTGCGTTTCCAGCCGGCCGAGGCGGCGAAGTTCACGACGGCCCTGTTGCTCTCGACCTACGCCGCGTCCCGGCAGGGTTTCGGCCTGACGCCGAGAATCCTCGCCGGGATGGGGCTGATCGTCGCGGCCCCGGTCGGGCTCATCCTGATGCAGCCCGATCTGGGAAGCACGCTGCCGTTCTTCCCTCTCCTGGGGGTGGCGGTCTTCCTGTCGGGGGTGCGCTGGAAGACGATCATCGCGGTGATGCTCCTGGGCGTTCTCTGCGTCCCCGCGTTCTGGCTTCTCCTCAAGCCCTATCAGAAGGAGCGTGTGATGATTTTCCTGGAGCCCGGGCTCGATCCGAAAGGGGTCGGCTGGCAGGTGCTCCAATCGCGGATCGCTGTGGGATCGGGCGGTCTGCTCGGGAAGGGACTGGGCGAGGGCAGCCAGGCCCAGCTCAACTTCCTTCCCGACAGGCACACAGATTTCATCTTCTCGGTCCTTGCCGAGGAGATAGGCTTCGCGGGCACGGCCTCCGCGCTGCTGCTCTACGGTATTCTGCTCTACGGCTGCGTGGCGAGCGCCAGGGCCGCCCGGGACAGACTCGGGCTCTTCCTGTGCATGACCGTCGCCGCGCTGCTGGGGTCGCAGATAATTATCAATATCGGGGTGATACTCGGGTTGATGCCGACGGCCGGCATCCCGCTGCCCCTCATGTCCTATGGAGGATCGTCCCTCGTCACGTCTGTCGGGGCGCTCGGGCTGGTCCTGAATGTGAGAATGCGATGTCTGGTGAATTGA
- a CDS encoding acyl-CoA thioesterase, with protein sequence MTELVMPGDANVLGNVFGGRVMALIDKAAAMVGIRHCRSIVVTASVDSIDFIAPIKLADIMSFHARITQAFRTSLEVRVDVHCEDPRSGRRLLATSAFATMVSLGPDGKPQPVPPLVLESDAERAEAAAADKRRALRLARRGA encoded by the coding sequence ATGACCGAGCTGGTGATGCCCGGCGACGCGAACGTCCTCGGAAACGTCTTCGGCGGCCGCGTGATGGCCCTCATCGACAAGGCGGCGGCGATGGTCGGCATCCGCCACTGCCGCTCGATCGTGGTCACGGCGTCGGTCGACAGCATCGACTTCATCGCGCCGATCAAGCTCGCCGACATCATGAGCTTCCACGCGCGCATCACGCAGGCTTTCCGGACGTCTTTGGAAGTGCGCGTGGACGTCCACTGCGAGGATCCGCGCTCGGGGCGGCGGCTGTTGGCGACCTCCGCCTTCGCCACGATGGTGAGCCTCGGCCCTGACGGGAAGCCCCAGCCCGTGCCGCCTCTCGTCCTCGAGTCCGACGCCGAGCGCGCCGAGGCGGCGGCCGCCGACAAGCGACGAGCCCTGCGCCTCGCCCGCCGCGGCGCGTGA
- a CDS encoding fructose-bisphosphatase class II, with the protein MHRPRLAVAAAVAALAVTVRGRGALLDLPSDQRAAAKESIKERNDRAAACALAEGLFSLASASDSVCEIAIGEGVRKKPDERGSNPTLYAGQRFGSSGSVTYSVAVDAVEGTSKSTVAEGSSGCLFYITPAAIRRVPDLYFNRCHLFEVPGVHVDSDLGEILAAICRSRGGIDVFSLDRPRHPHALMASLGANVRTDADGDAFPVVATGLRWGVFPDDGRCLDGVVGNIGGAAEVIASSAAAHYLGVRSSVRFAASSISRWEDRYAFSSSDVETIRAAGFDESVVYRIEDLVPGIDSADGLFVASAITDNAHIPLLDAAVWGSNFAEASVLIVGASGEASIFRLSFGFASADAAARRLTPILDGLLALPPEEMKQSIRQALSSPSGARRLRHEFQSTYYRYFTEEGGRFKLDLASTDDGESHHAIRFLRTLVELAPEWLG; encoded by the coding sequence GTGCATCGTCCCCGGCTCGCGGTGGCGGCCGCGGTGGCGGCGCTGGCGGTGACGGTGCGGGGCCGAGGGGCGCTGCTCGATCTACCTTCTGATCAACGCGCCGCGGCGAAGGAGTCGATCAAGGAGCGGAACGATCGCGCGGCGGCTTGCGCGCTGGCGGAGGGGCTCTTCTCGCTCGCCTCGGCATCGGATTCCGTCTGCGAGATCGCGATCGGCGAGGGGGTGCGAAAGAAGCCCGACGAGCGCGGGTCGAACCCGACGCTCTACGCGGGACAGAGGTTTGGCTCATCTGGTTCGGTCACGTACTCGGTGGCCGTCGATGCGGTCGAGGGAACATCCAAGAGCACGGTGGCGGAGGGCTCGTCCGGGTGCCTTTTCTACATCACGCCGGCGGCGATCCGGAGGGTGCCCGACCTCTACTTCAACCGGTGTCACCTGTTCGAGGTCCCGGGAGTGCACGTCGATTCGGATCTGGGGGAGATCCTGGCGGCGATCTGTCGGTCTCGCGGGGGGATCGACGTCTTCTCGCTCGATCGGCCGCGGCATCCGCACGCGCTGATGGCGTCGCTCGGGGCGAACGTGCGGACCGATGCGGACGGCGACGCCTTTCCCGTGGTCGCCACGGGACTTCGCTGGGGCGTCTTCCCGGACGACGGGCGGTGTCTCGATGGCGTCGTCGGGAACATCGGCGGCGCGGCGGAGGTGATCGCCTCGTCGGCGGCGGCGCATTACCTCGGTGTCCGATCGTCGGTCCGGTTCGCGGCCTCGTCGATCTCGCGGTGGGAGGATCGGTACGCGTTCTCGTCTTCGGATGTCGAGACGATTCGCGCCGCGGGTTTCGACGAGTCGGTGGTCTACCGGATCGAGGATCTCGTGCCGGGGATCGATTCCGCAGACGGTCTCTTCGTGGCGTCGGCGATCACAGACAACGCGCACATTCCTCTTCTCGACGCGGCGGTGTGGGGGTCGAACTTCGCGGAGGCCTCGGTGCTGATCGTGGGCGCTTCTGGGGAGGCTTCGATTTTCCGGCTGTCATTCGGATTCGCCTCGGCGGACGCCGCCGCACGGCGGCTCACGCCGATTCTGGACGGGCTGCTCGCGTTGCCGCCAGAGGAGATGAAGCAGTCGATCCGGCAGGCGCTCAGCTCGCCGAGCGGCGCGAGGCGGCTGAGGCACGAGTTTCAGTCGACGTACTACCGGTACTTCACGGAGGAGGGGGGCCGATTCAAGTTGGACCTGGCTTCGACCGACGATGGGGAATCGCATCATGCGATCCGGTTCCTGCGCACACTCGTAGAACTGGCGCCGGAGTGGCTCGGCTGA
- a CDS encoding Rne/Rng family ribonuclease, giving the protein MKRRRRRGRRGGRGRGGKSPAGTSQKAPGNGENGTEEQPIPIEALEPDDSTPVLELLPEPAEGDEGIEPRPVVEVEAELDEPEPSRSQKRRLKSAGPERTIVVNDTSRETRIAILEKGALAEIFIERENAPGVVGNVYKGKVSKVLPGMQSAFVDIGLERDAFLYVSDISPGFDDYEGPLNLDDVEGGDEIRKDVPKPDRRAPIQALLKEGQELLVQVTKEGIGTKGARITSYVTIAGRFLVLMPQVDHVGVSRKIGDARERARLRKAVEKARKHGLGFVIRTVADSAGKEELEGDVKFLTGIWEEIRKNAEKVVAPALVRAEMDPLLRILRDHFNAGVNKVVVDSPKARKQAVDFLSLFDPADVKKVHYYDEELPVFDKYGVQAELDKALKSKVWLKSGGYIVINQTEALVAVDVNTGKFVGRRNLEETVLKTNLEAVGEIVRQLRLRDLGGIIVVDFIDMEDRKNRRKLNEAFEKELMKDRARTKVLQISDFGLVEITRQRTKKSLERLLTRSCPYCTGTGKVKSNPTVLFEVQREIRRLAPSMDGKKLVIRANPEVAAEMELERGVLLEGLGSRNGTELVIKPDPSLHHEHYDIVSV; this is encoded by the coding sequence TTGAAGAGAAGAAGAAGACGCGGCCGCCGCGGTGGGCGCGGTCGTGGTGGAAAGAGCCCGGCGGGAACCTCGCAGAAGGCTCCCGGCAACGGGGAGAACGGAACCGAAGAGCAGCCCATTCCGATCGAGGCGCTCGAGCCCGACGATTCGACGCCGGTGCTGGAGCTGCTCCCCGAGCCGGCCGAGGGGGACGAGGGGATCGAGCCCCGGCCCGTGGTCGAGGTGGAGGCCGAGCTCGACGAGCCCGAGCCGAGCCGCTCGCAGAAGCGCCGGCTGAAGAGCGCCGGGCCGGAGCGCACGATCGTCGTCAACGACACGTCGCGCGAGACCCGGATCGCCATCCTCGAGAAGGGGGCGCTCGCCGAGATCTTCATCGAGCGCGAGAACGCGCCCGGGGTCGTCGGCAACGTCTACAAGGGGAAGGTCTCCAAGGTCCTCCCCGGCATGCAGTCGGCGTTCGTCGACATCGGCCTGGAGCGCGACGCGTTCCTGTACGTGAGCGACATCTCGCCGGGGTTCGACGACTACGAGGGGCCGCTGAACCTCGACGACGTCGAGGGAGGGGACGAGATCCGCAAGGACGTCCCGAAGCCCGACCGCCGCGCGCCGATCCAGGCGCTCCTCAAGGAAGGGCAGGAGCTCCTCGTGCAGGTCACGAAGGAGGGGATCGGCACGAAGGGCGCGCGCATCACGAGCTACGTGACGATCGCGGGCCGCTTTCTCGTTCTGATGCCGCAGGTCGATCACGTCGGCGTGAGCCGCAAGATCGGCGACGCCCGCGAGAGGGCGCGCCTCCGGAAGGCGGTCGAGAAGGCGCGCAAGCACGGCCTGGGCTTCGTCATCCGCACCGTCGCCGACAGCGCCGGCAAGGAGGAGCTCGAGGGGGACGTCAAGTTCCTCACGGGCATCTGGGAGGAGATCCGCAAGAACGCGGAGAAGGTCGTCGCTCCGGCGCTCGTGCGCGCCGAGATGGACCCGCTCCTCAGGATCCTGAGAGACCACTTCAACGCCGGGGTCAACAAGGTCGTCGTGGACAGCCCGAAGGCCCGCAAGCAGGCCGTCGACTTCCTGAGCCTCTTCGATCCGGCCGACGTGAAGAAGGTCCACTACTACGACGAGGAGCTGCCGGTCTTCGACAAGTACGGCGTCCAGGCCGAGCTCGACAAGGCGCTCAAGAGCAAGGTGTGGCTGAAGTCCGGCGGCTACATCGTCATCAACCAGACCGAGGCGCTCGTCGCGGTCGACGTCAACACCGGGAAGTTCGTCGGCCGGCGCAACCTCGAGGAGACGGTCCTCAAGACCAACCTCGAGGCGGTCGGCGAGATCGTGCGGCAGCTGAGGCTCCGCGATCTCGGCGGCATCATCGTCGTCGACTTCATCGACATGGAGGACCGGAAGAACCGGCGCAAGCTCAACGAGGCCTTCGAGAAGGAGCTGATGAAGGACCGCGCCCGCACGAAGGTCCTCCAGATCAGCGACTTCGGCCTCGTGGAGATCACGCGGCAGCGCACGAAGAAGTCTCTCGAGAGGCTCCTCACGCGCTCGTGCCCGTACTGCACGGGCACCGGGAAGGTGAAGTCGAACCCGACCGTGCTCTTCGAGGTCCAGCGGGAGATCCGCCGCCTCGCGCCGAGCATGGACGGCAAGAAGCTCGTCATCCGGGCGAACCCCGAGGTGGCGGCCGAGATGGAGCTCGAGAGGGGGGTGCTCCTCGAGGGGCTCGGCTCGCGGAACGGCACGGAGCTGGTCATCAAGCCCGATCCGTCGCTGCACCACGAACACTACGACATCGTGAGCGTCTAG
- a CDS encoding choice-of-anchor B family protein, protein MRRTLAILAMALIGFAAPAAAQSSKRVIFHSRLAPHAEYAGIWGYAAAGREYALLGEYTGTMVVDVTDPDNPVERAYVSGTAVGLDLRDVRTAGHYAYSSGRVYSDPGGLQIIDLAGLPGTVSLVGTYTQSFNSGDTLFVDSQDRIFVSGLGAGGTGGVKEISLADPIHPVDLGLFAGIPLPIPTYASHVRGNLLFSSNVYDGNVQILDITNRSRPTVLSTLPEPLRYSWNVTVTDDGRHLLAADFRKDGGGYLSIYDVSNPNAPSRVSSFVGPNSDHRFHTSIRDVRVKGDLAYCAWTEDGLRIVDIADPTMPVEVGFYDQMPPEEVGDDQNVPPGTRGVYPYLPSGNILMSDYEDGLFVLSFTGQYGILTGTVRDAVSGLPIPGASVRRIGENRPVSTNEGGRYALDADPGPVTLGAIAQGYRGRFVSTTAAVGPRKTVDIELTPLPAGSISGVVTTASGDALEGAQVTVAGTALSATSDAAGIFSLPRVPRGVYTLRAAKLGFTPVSEEVEATPQRPASVSLSLAPAYLAFDMESDPGWLVNPLNDDSAMHGAWERVDPIGTHLYWGDPSQPEDDHTPGSGSTAFVTGQGEPGGGAVSADVKHGRTTLRTQLYDISNLDHPVISYFSWYSAYPSRQRWHVDASTDYFATWFPLEDGIPEQDYMLPPPTPRWREVNRSVQTVLARPSSVGVRFLASDSDNNTGNEDNVTEAGVDDFQVLDSCDARALPGLADADGDGISDACDFCPADAMNDADQDGWCSPDDNAPAAFNPLQADADGDGIGDAGDDCPATPNVDQADNDRDGLGDVCDPDDDNDGIADVSDPDLDGDGVPNALDNCPTAANPNQHDRDADGAGDACDGDDGLIAGVEVYDGSAQGTPGIDLRWKAEAGQGAYHVYRATLDGSTSLADADCFERVATPHAVDTATPLPGTAFVYVMTKVSTLTVNPAVTPEEGNEGSPGYASSGAERVVIRRCPAPFPFFSGQTQN, encoded by the coding sequence ATGAGACGAACGCTCGCGATCCTGGCGATGGCACTGATCGGGTTCGCCGCCCCGGCAGCGGCGCAGAGTTCGAAGAGGGTGATTTTCCACTCGCGCCTCGCCCCGCACGCCGAGTACGCGGGAATCTGGGGATACGCGGCCGCGGGACGCGAGTACGCCCTGCTCGGCGAATACACGGGGACGATGGTCGTTGACGTGACCGACCCGGACAATCCCGTGGAGCGCGCGTACGTTTCGGGGACCGCGGTCGGCCTCGATCTCCGGGACGTGAGGACCGCGGGCCATTACGCCTACAGCTCAGGGAGGGTGTACAGCGACCCTGGCGGGCTCCAGATCATCGATCTCGCGGGGCTCCCCGGGACGGTGAGCCTCGTCGGCACGTACACGCAGTCCTTCAACTCCGGGGACACCCTGTTCGTCGACTCGCAGGATCGGATCTTCGTGAGCGGGCTCGGGGCCGGCGGCACGGGAGGGGTCAAGGAGATCTCCCTCGCCGACCCGATCCATCCCGTGGACCTCGGCCTGTTTGCCGGGATCCCGCTCCCGATCCCGACCTACGCGAGCCACGTGCGCGGCAACCTCCTATTCTCGTCGAACGTCTACGACGGGAACGTGCAGATCCTGGACATCACGAACCGCTCGCGGCCCACCGTGCTCAGCACCCTTCCGGAGCCCCTTCGATATTCCTGGAACGTGACCGTGACCGACGACGGCCGCCATCTCCTCGCGGCCGACTTTCGCAAGGACGGCGGCGGATACCTCTCGATCTACGACGTGTCGAACCCCAACGCGCCGTCGAGGGTGTCGAGCTTCGTCGGCCCCAACTCCGATCATCGCTTCCACACGTCGATCCGCGACGTCCGCGTGAAGGGGGATCTCGCCTACTGCGCGTGGACCGAGGACGGGCTGCGCATCGTGGACATCGCAGACCCGACGATGCCCGTCGAGGTCGGCTTCTACGACCAGATGCCGCCGGAGGAGGTCGGCGACGACCAGAACGTCCCCCCCGGCACCCGCGGCGTGTACCCGTACCTCCCCTCGGGGAACATCCTGATGAGCGACTACGAGGATGGCCTCTTCGTCCTTTCGTTCACGGGGCAGTACGGCATCCTCACCGGAACGGTGCGGGATGCCGTCAGCGGGCTGCCGATCCCGGGGGCCTCGGTGCGCCGGATCGGCGAGAACCGGCCCGTGTCGACGAATGAAGGGGGCCGTTACGCCCTCGACGCCGATCCGGGGCCGGTCACGCTCGGCGCCATCGCGCAGGGTTACAGGGGGCGGTTCGTCTCGACGACGGCCGCGGTCGGGCCGCGGAAGACGGTCGATATCGAGCTGACGCCGCTTCCGGCGGGCTCGATCTCGGGGGTCGTGACGACGGCGTCGGGAGACGCGCTCGAAGGGGCGCAAGTCACCGTCGCCGGCACCGCTCTTTCGGCGACCTCCGACGCCGCCGGGATCTTCTCCCTGCCGCGGGTGCCGCGAGGGGTCTACACCCTGCGCGCCGCGAAGCTCGGGTTCACCCCCGTCTCGGAGGAAGTCGAAGCAACGCCGCAGCGGCCGGCCAGCGTGAGCCTGAGCCTGGCTCCCGCGTACCTTGCCTTCGACATGGAGAGCGATCCCGGGTGGCTCGTCAACCCTCTCAACGACGATTCGGCGATGCACGGCGCCTGGGAGCGCGTGGATCCCATCGGCACGCACCTGTACTGGGGCGACCCCTCGCAGCCGGAGGACGATCACACTCCGGGGAGCGGCAGCACGGCATTCGTCACCGGCCAGGGCGAGCCCGGCGGGGGCGCGGTGAGCGCCGACGTGAAGCACGGGAGGACGACGCTCCGCACCCAGCTCTACGACATCTCGAACCTCGACCATCCCGTGATCTCGTACTTCTCGTGGTACTCAGCCTACCCGTCCAGGCAGCGCTGGCACGTGGACGCTTCGACGGACTACTTCGCGACCTGGTTTCCGCTCGAGGACGGGATCCCCGAGCAGGATTACATGCTTCCCCCGCCGACACCCCGGTGGCGCGAGGTCAATCGATCGGTGCAGACCGTCCTCGCGCGCCCATCCTCGGTCGGCGTCCGGTTCCTGGCGAGCGATTCCGACAACAACACGGGGAACGAGGACAACGTGACCGAGGCCGGCGTCGACGACTTCCAGGTCCTCGATTCCTGCGACGCCCGCGCCCTCCCGGGGCTCGCCGACGCCGACGGGGACGGCATCAGCGACGCGTGCGATTTCTGCCCGGCCGACGCGATGAACGACGCCGACCAGGACGGCTGGTGCTCCCCCGATGACAACGCCCCGGCGGCGTTCAACCCGCTCCAGGCCGACGCGGATGGGGACGGCATCGGGGATGCCGGCGATGACTGCCCGGCGACGCCCAACGTCGACCAGGCCGACAACGATCGGGACGGGCTCGGAGACGTCTGCGATCCGGACGACGACAACGACGGCATCGCCGACGTTTCCGATCCGGACCTTGATGGGGACGGTGTCCCCAACGCCCTCGACAACTGCCCCACCGCCGCGAACCCCAACCAGCACGACCGGGACGCGGACGGCGCAGGGGACGCCTGCGACGGGGACGACGGCCTCATTGCCGGCGTCGAGGTGTACGACGGGAGCGCGCAGGGGACACCGGGGATCGATCTTCGATGGAAGGCCGAGGCGGGGCAGGGTGCCTATCACGTCTATCGCGCCACGCTGGACGGCTCGACGTCGCTCGCCGACGCGGACTGCTTCGAGCGGGTGGCTACGCCGCACGCGGTGGACACCGCGACGCCGCTTCCCGGAACGGCGTTCGTGTACGTCATGACGAAAGTTTCCACGCTGACCGTGAACCCCGCGGTCACCCCCGAAGAGGGGAACGAGGGCAGTCCCGGGTACGCCTCCTCCGGGGCCGAGCGCGTCGTGATCCGTCGCTGCCCCGCGCCGTTCCCCTTCTTTTCGGGGCAGACCCAGAACTGA
- a CDS encoding class II fructose-bisphosphate aldolase, which translates to MSSGGARALIDSFKDIVSVSAAWDVSLTDPKALTGEVIDRLVEKAVFGSDDEQETARWLIHELARLRGLVPASIQPLYDAMGRGEASGFTTPALNLRGLAYDSARAVVRTMKKLSAGPVVFELARSEMGYTFQKPAEYATVVIAAALREGLTGPLFIQGDHFQVSPKKYQAGGASREGELTALRALVVDAVAAGFYNIDIDSSTLVILDRPSLVEQQRENFTEAAGLGALVRKRQPAGVVISIGAEIGEVGGKNSTPEEFRTFMSGFSAEFARLGGVRGPSKISVQTGTSHGGVPLADGTVAKVALDFGVLRSITDIARREYGMAGSVQHGASTLPAEAFGKFPEAGAAEVHLATEFQNILFDHPALPKELRAEMYAWCGVHCADERKAGMTDEQFNYKARKRTWGPFKAQLWGLPSSIREAMRATLEAKFEFLFKQLRVDGGAATVAKWVKPIEVRMPPPGSGRAGAKSAAPIETGPSGAISED; encoded by the coding sequence GTGTCATCAGGCGGCGCGCGCGCGCTCATCGACTCGTTCAAGGACATCGTCTCCGTCTCGGCGGCGTGGGACGTCTCGCTCACCGATCCGAAGGCCCTCACCGGCGAGGTGATCGATCGCCTCGTCGAGAAGGCGGTCTTCGGCTCGGACGACGAGCAGGAGACCGCGCGCTGGCTCATCCACGAGCTCGCGAGGCTACGGGGTCTCGTCCCCGCGTCGATCCAGCCTCTCTACGACGCGATGGGGCGGGGCGAGGCCTCGGGCTTCACGACCCCGGCGTTGAACCTCCGCGGCCTCGCCTACGACAGCGCGCGCGCCGTCGTCCGCACGATGAAGAAGCTCTCGGCCGGGCCGGTCGTCTTCGAGCTGGCGCGCTCGGAGATGGGGTACACCTTCCAGAAGCCCGCCGAGTACGCGACGGTCGTCATCGCGGCGGCGCTTCGGGAGGGGCTCACCGGCCCCCTCTTCATCCAGGGGGATCACTTCCAGGTTTCGCCCAAGAAGTACCAGGCCGGCGGGGCGTCGCGGGAAGGGGAGCTCACGGCCCTTCGCGCGCTGGTGGTCGATGCGGTAGCGGCCGGCTTCTACAACATCGACATTGATTCGTCGACGCTCGTCATCCTCGATCGCCCGTCCCTCGTCGAGCAGCAGCGGGAAAACTTCACGGAGGCGGCGGGCCTGGGGGCTCTCGTGAGGAAGAGGCAGCCGGCGGGGGTCGTCATCTCCATCGGCGCCGAGATCGGAGAGGTCGGCGGAAAGAACTCGACGCCGGAGGAGTTCCGTACCTTCATGTCCGGGTTTTCGGCCGAGTTCGCGCGGCTCGGGGGCGTTCGGGGGCCCAGCAAGATCTCGGTTCAAACGGGGACATCACACGGCGGGGTGCCTCTGGCGGACGGCACCGTCGCGAAGGTCGCTCTGGATTTTGGCGTGCTTCGCTCGATCACCGACATCGCGCGCCGAGAGTACGGGATGGCGGGGTCGGTGCAGCACGGGGCTTCGACTCTGCCTGCCGAGGCGTTCGGGAAGTTTCCGGAGGCCGGGGCCGCGGAGGTCCATCTCGCGACGGAGTTCCAGAACATCCTCTTCGATCATCCGGCGTTGCCTAAGGAGCTTCGGGCGGAGATGTACGCGTGGTGCGGGGTGCACTGCGCCGACGAGCGGAAGGCCGGGATGACCGACGAGCAGTTCAACTACAAGGCGCGGAAGAGGACCTGGGGTCCGTTCAAGGCTCAGCTCTGGGGGCTGCCTTCGTCCATCCGGGAGGCGATGCGGGCGACGCTCGAGGCGAAGTTCGAGTTCCTCTTCAAGCAGCTCCGCGTGGACGGCGGGGCGGCCACTGTCGCGAAGTGGGTGAAGCCGATCGAGGTGAGGATGCCGCCGCCGGGGTCGGGGAGGGCGGGGGCGAAGTCGGCCGCGCCGATCGAAACCGGGCCTTCAGGGGCGATCTCGGAGGATTGA
- a CDS encoding outer membrane protein transport protein, whose amino-acid sequence MRSETRFIARAAALTLAVLLAGSAALFAITDEEVFRDFRFNLSNPGARSIALGGAFIAVADDATASLANPAGLMLLARPEFFTEIRDSKADSSSIQQAFGGGQGIVSTTDPRATFGPSFISYVYPWKRFAAGISRLELNTTNNNTSNAFALSFDPNNPSNLFVLGGRGSIQSDLSVWNVSGAAKITDKISVGATVAIGVLSLRSSVTNTLTDSSDPNSPTFNIPQTLYTTDINSTDTDFAFNAGVHWRPWSKLSFGAVYRGGMKFKVAETVANDGFFGGGFAASLGSPLSTTFNTPDSWGAGAAWRPLAALTVSLDWVHIKYSQLLDGFQSGLNVLTIFDQQAKFTIHDTDEFHLGGEWVFTAGSVPWAVRGGAYSEHNARVFADFKNGQSSFSSNDSFPPRDVVTHYTVGTGVVVKDRFQIDAAADFSKLANAYVVSTIFRF is encoded by the coding sequence ATGAGAAGTGAAACGCGATTCATCGCCCGGGCGGCCGCCCTGACGCTCGCCGTGCTCCTCGCTGGATCGGCCGCGCTCTTCGCGATCACCGACGAAGAGGTCTTCCGCGACTTCCGGTTCAACCTCAGCAACCCGGGAGCGCGGTCGATCGCGCTCGGCGGCGCGTTCATCGCCGTCGCCGACGACGCGACCGCCTCGCTCGCGAACCCGGCCGGCCTGATGCTCCTCGCGCGCCCCGAGTTCTTCACCGAGATCCGCGACTCGAAGGCCGACTCGTCGTCGATCCAGCAGGCGTTCGGCGGCGGCCAGGGAATCGTCTCCACGACCGATCCGCGGGCGACCTTCGGCCCGTCGTTCATCTCCTACGTCTACCCGTGGAAGCGCTTCGCGGCCGGCATCTCGCGCCTCGAGCTCAACACCACCAACAACAACACCTCGAACGCGTTCGCGCTGTCGTTCGACCCGAACAACCCGTCGAACCTCTTCGTCCTGGGCGGGCGCGGATCGATCCAGTCCGACCTCTCGGTCTGGAACGTCTCCGGCGCGGCCAAGATCACCGACAAGATCTCCGTCGGCGCGACCGTGGCCATCGGCGTCCTCAGCCTGCGCTCGAGCGTCACCAACACCCTGACCGACAGCAGCGACCCGAACAGCCCGACCTTCAACATCCCGCAGACGCTCTACACCACCGACATCAACTCCACCGACACCGACTTCGCCTTCAACGCCGGAGTCCACTGGCGCCCGTGGTCGAAGCTCTCCTTCGGCGCCGTCTACCGCGGCGGCATGAAGTTCAAGGTGGCGGAGACCGTCGCCAACGACGGATTCTTCGGGGGCGGCTTCGCGGCGTCGCTCGGGAGCCCGCTGAGCACGACCTTCAACACCCCCGACAGCTGGGGCGCGGGCGCGGCGTGGCGGCCGCTCGCGGCGCTCACCGTCTCGCTCGACTGGGTGCACATCAAGTACTCGCAGCTCCTCGACGGCTTCCAGTCCGGGCTGAACGTGCTGACGATCTTCGACCAGCAGGCGAAGTTCACGATCCACGACACCGACGAGTTCCATCTCGGCGGCGAGTGGGTCTTCACCGCGGGATCGGTCCCGTGGGCCGTCCGCGGCGGCGCGTACAGCGAGCACAACGCCCGCGTCTTCGCGGACTTCAAGAACGGGCAGTCGAGCTTCTCGAGCAACGACTCGTTCCCCCCGCGCGACGTCGTCACGCACTACACCGTCGGCACGGGCGTCGTCGTCAAGGACCGGTTCCAGATCGACGCGGCGGCCGACTTCTCGAAACTGGCGAATGCCTATGTCGTCTCGACGATCTTCCGGTTCTGA